CAAGACATTTAATCAGCCTTGCTTATAAAAATTTatctcatatttatttattataaaatatCCACAAAAAGGTAATTTACAGTGGCCGGAGCAATGTACCGAACTCATTAttagtgcatttgaatgcttcacacgacAAATATATCTGCGTTTgaaaggtaataatcgttttggGCATTTGGCGCGTCAAAACAATGATAATAATTGaagacacgccgcagtggattAACTGTGACAGTCCTCGAGGCTAATTGTGACCGTCTGGTGATTTTGATCTGCCGGTATTGTTAATATGTGCTGTTTTTACTAACTTTGTTATGATTGTCTATTACGACACATGTAGCACTTtcttatggttcgttaacttgtacttcttcatttcgacaatatcagaatgacgtttaaATATCttggttgcgtaatttaaaacaaaatgtatttcttgttctgcggataccttctgcgtcatttttccgtCTAAAGATTATACGTCAAGACGATTCCTCTCACAAATTATCAGAATCGCGTTCAAACACTATATTGGAATAGATAGTCAAAAGCCGGGTAGCAAAGATGTAGTAAGagggcaagaaaggtagtaacggctgcagttaccaCCTCTTTCATTTAAGTTACTAAATCCtaactaacgtaggtagtaaagaggtcgcaaaaagttagtaacagtTGCAGGTAGTAACTGTTCACTAACGTAAGTATCAAACATGTAGCAAAAGTGTAGTAACAGTGGAATAAAAGTAGTAACTGCTGCAGTTACTGCCTACATGCCTGCAGTTCCTACCTTCTGACTAACTTTTTTATGAGTGTAGGCACTCGGGACATTTCACAATTTGAAGAAAATTTCAGTGTTTCTCTATAGAGCCACTTTCAGCTAATACAGAAAGTGCCGTTTCAGTCTTTATTTTTAATCGAATGAAataaagcaagcaaaaaaaagcgcaagGCTAAATACCGCGTGCTTTCCGGGGCTCAATTTGTCGAGTACAAAACTTAGTTTTCAGGACACGGTGGCAGTTATCATTACCGAAGTTGATATCACTACAAGGCTAAATGAGGGCGAGTGGGAAAGCAAATGGGGGCGATGTGCATCGCAGAAACAGCCAATTCCTTACCCGATAATTCAAAAATATGCCACGATTGGCGCCACTGTACAACCTTGTAGCGCACTCCACCACGCACTCGCGTGATGTAGTTCATACTGAGCGCAATAGTACATGTACATGACGGCCTAGTTCTTTCGGCTGTCGGTCACAATGGTGGCGGATCCTTTACGTTTCGTTCTCGGTCGTAGAAGCGGCGCCCTAGAATGTTTTCTTTACCATCTACTCCCCTTTAGAGATGAGAGCCCCTCGTTTGGTTTCGATCGTGTGCCCTGAGAAATATTTAGCCGTAAGACACCACCGGTGGGATCCTGGACGCAACGGAATGTTCTGGCGGACTGTTGATTTTTGCCTTGCGATTTGCCCCACGTGTAATGCAATTGGGAGCGCAACCATGCGTGTGTTGTACAAAAAGCCGCGGGCCGAACCCGCCCATTCTCACCACTTAAAAACTATCCCAACTAAATTTCGTGCTGGGCGCTTCTACGCTCCGCTGCAATTCACCTAAGTCACAATGCAGCCTGAATATCAGTGCCCAGCGACTTTAAAAACTCAACTTGTGAAGCAACGTTACCGCGCATATTTCCTTGTTTCCAGGTGGTGCCATCGGAATCGTCAGTGTCTCGGTGATTGTTGCTCTAATGATGCACTTCCGAAAGTATCGAGGGGTGGCGTGCGGACTCAAGTACACAGGCAACACGCTGGCCTCTCTCATCTTGCCCAAGGTGCTGTCGTGGCTCCAGGAGCTCTATTCTTTCAAAGGCACACTGCTCATCTACGCGGCGTTAACCATGAATGCTACGGCTTTCTCCCTCTTCTTTAGAAATAGGGAACTTACGAGAGTGCAAACTTTAAGGCAACGAAATCATCCTGACAAGTCCCCTGAGGTAGTCAAATCGGATGCCCCGGTAAATGCTTGTGAGGAAAACTGGAGAAGCGTAGGTGCCTGTGAGAATGAAATTGACGATACCGGTACAGCGACATCAGAGACGCAGTGCGGGGACTTCTCGAATGATCATTATCAGAAAAAAGTTCAAAAGCCTGAGCTCTTCATGCAAGAGAGGCCGACGCAGTTGACGCGTGTTAGAGAGGGTAATACGCAAGAAGGCGGCGCTTCGCAAAATACCCATAAGTTCTCTGAAAACCACGCCTTTCTTCTAACGAAAAACGAAGCGCTTGACACAAATTATGGTGGTCTTGTAGAACCAATCAAAGACGTTTCGCAAAAAGAAAGTAGCACCGACAAATGGAGAATAGTGCCGGACTTGGAAGAAGATGCTCAGTGCAATCACCGTGATTTGCAGAGAAAGCTTGCTTCAGAACAAGGTTACGGCTCAATCAACAATGCCAGGGCTGAAGAAACGATGGAACATCAGCAATCCGCAGATCGACCATCGGCTGCCCGGATTCGCTACAGTGGAACACTTAAGCTACTATCGAACCCGACATTTTACCTCCTCGTCCTGGGAGCTGTGGCCTCGGACTACACAGCGCTCGTCGTGCAAGAGACGATTGTCGACTACGCTATGGACAAAGGCGTAGAACAAAAGAGAGCGGAGTTGTCAATGACGTATTGCGCAGCTACCGAATTTTTGGGACGTTTGGTCCTTCCATTGGTGGCTGACTTTAAATTTATTGGACGCACTACATTAGTGGCATCGTGCTTCAGTGCAATGACAATCACTTCTTTGGCACTGCCTCACACTGTGTCGTTCACAGGCTACATTATCGTACAGGTAAGTTGCATATGCTGAcctctcatttatttatttatttattcattcattttttttagttcgtagtgctatattatttttcttttttggatgcATGGTACACGACAAGAATAGTACCCCCCTATAAGCATATTGCCAAATAACACCTACGTTTGAGATAATGGAGAACGTTGTCATTTACATAATGCTCAGCAAAGCAATCTGCAACTAAGTTTTCATTGGGCATTTGAAGTCACAGCTCGACTAGTTTTGTTACAACTACAAATATACTCTAAGTGGGTCAAATATAAATTTAACAAGACGTTTTAACAGTCTTTTTGGTAGATAAATCTTTTACAACGTTATTAACACAGCTGTTAGGTCATGGTCCACCACAGGTGGCGTAGCGGCTATAGTGCGCGGTCGCTGACCCACAGGTTACGGGTTTGGTTctcgctgtggcggctgcatttttataGAGGTGAAATGGTAATGCCCGAGCATCCCAAATAACACAGAATACCAAGTAAGGAATTGTAGTTAAAATTTATCTTGAGAACATTGCGTCTTCCAACTATGTCGTACCTGGTTTACAagttcagcaaaaaaaaatgtttcttttaCGTGTTTCGAATTCAATAAACCAGGTACAATTTTTCTGGCACGTACGCGTCTAAACATTCTGGCATAATGTGCAACGATAGCGCATTTTCCGTCTGATTACTTGACTGATTGATACCTACTGTGCGGAAAATGTATATCGTGCTGCAACAGTCCTAAACTTCTCAAGTTACTACAGCTCCAAACAGAATGCAAATCTGAGATGCACTTAGCCCAGATTGTGACGCAATTAAGGACCAGATTATGACTAAATGCAACGCTGTGTAAGGTGAGCGTTGCATCTCATCTGAAACTAAATTATTAGTAGTTATTATGCAGGTTTTATGACTACATTGTCCTAATTGAAGTAAAAGTATTTTAGTAATTTTCGTAgacaccaaatttattatatctCAACTAAATGCTTCACTACATGGAATGTTGTCACATGATGGCGCTTTACTGTCTCTGTACACGTGTCTGACGACAACCTCTGCTCTCAGAGCTTACTAACACTTtttattctaaaaaaaaatgCCTGAAATATGCACTTTGCCGTAGAAATGTCTTCCAGATGTTTCAGTTCTGAAGGACATCATTTAGTATTACCAGTGTGAGTGTTCCATAACCTCGCATATTCGACTGGGATAGCTCTATATTCAATTACACTCGTGAGGTTCTTTTACTGCTCAAAATATTCACGCACCAGAAGGCGCTGTTAAATGCACTTGAACTTACGCAAACAATAACATGGCTATGCTAAGTTACGCAAAATATATTTGTGAATAAACAGTTCAGTTTTAGTCGCCACACTCCCTCCTCCCTAGCGTGCCTTTTTCGGAAATAGTCGTGCCAGTATTTACGCGTAGGCGCCAAACCATGCCACGATGTATGAGACGAAGCTTATTATTGCAATAGCGTGCTGCGTCCACACACGATAAAACAACTGAAGTAAATGAGCAGCCATTTATTAATAATTGGGAAATGTCTAAgtataagaaaaaaaacggaccatcatgcgtagTTACGCTTATCTAATGTCATTGCTCTTCCGAATTGAGAAAGCATGCTTCTGGGATGAAACTATGGCGACAATGAACACTTCAAGACTAGCGTGTGTATTGGGAGGCTGTTTTTATTGTCTGGAAAAATTTGGACATGCACAGCGTTATCAATGTGAGTAATCGCACCACAGCAAGGGCACACTTGCCCTCCTACATTGAGAAGGCCTCCACACGCCTCTCATCACAAGTTTGGGACGCTGTAGGCGACTTCCCGACCTCTTTGCCACGACGGACACGCGGCTGCTTTCTGCTGCTTCTTCTATTCGCCAGACTTGTTTGTCAACTATCCTGTTCATCGCCTTCCTCCCTCCCCTGCAAGACACTGTGCCGTGATCCCTTAAGGGCTGccgaaattaggtgccttcttctttttcttaaaaatcactactaccaccaccagcGAGAGGCAATCGCCTCTTCGTGGGCGGAGGGAAAGACGACGATTCCTTTGGAGGGTCCTGGACTCATTTGTTTTCCTTTGCAGGGAATCTTGGAAGTACGGAGGATATAGCACGCGAGCGCAGAGACGCTCGagtgtgcttttcttttttttaatgtcgtATCCCGCTGCCTAAATAATGgaagtatctgtaaataaatgttccAGATTTCAGCTTCGGCTCCTCAGTTCGTCTTCGCCCCTATCCTTGGATGGCTTCGGTCGCGACAAATGAGCCCCAGTCGCAACGCCATCCTGAGTGGGCATatttttttacaacttccagccCCTCTTCCCCTATTGAAAAGCGCAGTTTATTGTCGACACTATTACACATTACTTTAGTTTGATGCGTATGGCTTTTCAGACCTCCTATTCTATTTTTCATGTCTACTTCAGTATTCATGAGCTGTCATTTGTCCTCTGAGTTGGCTAATCGCTGATTGGCTAATAATTTTTCAAGATTTGTGtaatttcttatgtattaggattaTGTGTGCGTTCATCCAAGATTCTGGTGCATACCCGTCAGGACTTTCACGTATACAAGTTTGCCAGTTCTTGTAGCACAATTTCTCCACCATCTTTCACAAGGTCCATTGATACCTAATCCTCACCTGAGGCTTTGCGTCTTTGAATTCCTTCTAGTGCTTTTATTACTTCCCCTAACCTTGCTGGTAAGATGACGATTCCCTCAgggctattattgcttcttacgatatcatcaTGGTTGTTTTGGTTTCTATAcagctctctgtaaaactcctctgccaCCTCTACTATCCTATCGACATTAACTATGTCATTGACTTCATTGTctcttaatgcatacatccgatttttgcctatgcgcAAGTTTGCTTTCGCAGCCTTTAGGCTACTGtggctttttacagcctgctcgattctcttcatgttataccttctggtGTCGGCTACCTCTCGCCTATTGACTGACTTCGCAAGCGGCACTTCCCATTTGGtctgttgcatttgaggctttcaggACTTGTCATCTCGTAATTCAGTtacctggaatcgagattatgtATTACGTGTAAATAATATTGTCAATTGCGTCGTATGTTTTGTGCGCAAGAAAAAGTGTACGAAGACAACCATAATCGTGGCTTAAGCGAATTGAAAACACTCGAACCACCTTCCTTCGTGCTAAATGTTTACGGCTGGAGGGTTCAGAAGGGGTCTGCGGCACTTCAGCTGCAAGAAACGCGTTCTATGATCTACGTACGGTCGCACGCACTTTATGTTGTCAGAAATCAGCAGACGGCTGATACCATGTGTAAGTGCTGTGTTTTCATCGCGCGGGTTTCGTTGAAGCTGTAGTGAGCACTACGGTGGCCTCTTTAACTCCAGCGGCCGCTTTCGCTTGCGTCATCTTTTTGTGCAGTTACTCCAGATGGGATCAAAATTTTGGTCATTCGAACCACGCCAAGATGGCGGCAGTAGGAAGCAAGTGAAATGAAAAGTGCTCCCATAAACGCCGCCGTGTTAGCGCGATTCTACGCTCGCGTATTTAAGCAGTGATGCTGCTTGAGAGCAAAACTCTATTTGCAGTGAAAGACTGCGTTGCCGCTAAGCCAGCCGCAAAATGTCGACTCTGTCACTATCACCATCTTAAACAGCTACCGGGGAGGGGGGATCAAAAGATCAAAAGTTTCTTACCTTCGTACATGCATTCTTCAGTTCAATCACCTATCGCACCAGACCCATCAATCTTCACAATCATTAAACATATATGTATCACCCTAACAGTTATAACTGGTACCATGCTACACTGAGCATACTTGGCTCTGAGCGTACAGGACTTGTTTATGCAGCTACCAGATAAAACGATTTGCCCCGACATCTGTTCAGCCCTGGATTAGGGTGTTGAAAAAAACACTTACCAGAGTCATCGGCAACTTGTGATCTACAGATTTCCTTTGTAAACCTAGCAGGCCCGTTGATACTTTCTCACTTCCTTCCTCTTAGCTCTAAGAAAGCTCTACCAGTGCTATGGTGGCAGCAGCGCCACTCAATAGATAAATTCTGCAAAGTTGAACAATTTCATTAAGCATACGAGCCACGTCTACCACATATTTCTGAGCGTATCTTCACTTCATCATTCCTAATGATAATGGTAACAGACTTTTTCGGCAGATATATTTGATTTGgacatgaaaaaagaaacattttcaaTAAGGGCTTTAGTGTACGTGCAGCCTACACGCAGAGGTTCTCAATGAAGTTCGAAAACTGCAATCTTTACGTAGATGACAACGATATTTTTCCTGGCGTGCGTGACTACCCTCAAGGCAGTCCTTGTGGCTGACAGCTTTGGTGCTAAAGCAGTGCCCACCTTCTGGGGAGCCAATGGACTTGCTCTGATTCCTCTTCTTTCTGCAAATCCCTTCATAACAGGTAAATTGTAGCAAATTCAAAACATTGTACAAAACCATCGTTTACGAACCATAGAGAGAATTTTCCTAAGTGTAGTGCGCACACACAGTTGACTTGCTAAATGAAGAAAAGGATGTTCTGTAACACTAAGTCATTTAACATTTGGCAGTAAGTAAAGTAAGCCAATTACACCGACTTATTTTGGAGAGCCCAATTTCTAATTAGGGAAAGCACATTGCATATTGAAAATTCCTATTTCTTTTGTCGCATTGTTAAATTACAATTGACCCCTTTTCAAAGCTTCAAGCGTTGTGTTTTACTTGGGGACAAAGTTTAGCAACGTTGCATGCAGAACAGCCGAGACCCATACGACAATGCAGCGTTGTGTCTAGTTGCATTTGTGTTCCCACATTCTACGCCTATGTTCTGTGAGGATCCGTCTGGACACGCAAGTGCTTATACGATTCACCATTCGGCAAGTATAGATTTTTCAACTTTTCATATGCGGCAGAAACAAACTAGGTGAGCCTGCTCTATCGAAGGCTACACCACGTCGCACATGTCGAAATAGGCATATTACTTAATCTCAGCGAGACGATCACAGCAAAAGCCGATTTAGCCACCTTTCTTTTAAGACTGAAAATTGTGTCTGTGTTAAATGGCATATTAAGCACCTAAAACCATAATATGCAAACTTCACGCACATTTTGTATTCTGTCTTTGCACTTCCTGCATCTTCGTAGCGGTAATGTATCGCCATCTAGACTGACGTCCGGAAGCTGATTAGAGGGGTTCACAAGACACCTTGAAGACCATCTTATACCATTCTTCAGAACTCGCACAAGTAACCCTGCCAAACAATACAGCGAAAAGTGATGAAAATAATGTGTGGCGTTTCTGCAACATGTAAGCACGAACCAACCTACCTTGAGCGCAATTTTTCGCTCAAAGAGCTTTCGTGTGCGCGAAACGTTCGTTCCTCGAACATAATTTTTGTAACCAACAGTGTCAGCACACGCCTACTTACCATATATTTTTGGCTTTTAATAAAAATGTTTAAACAGTTGCACGCATGGGTGAGAATAAGCAAACTGTTTCGCTGACGTAACACAGCAAAAAAAACCGCCTCGTGTTGGTATAATCAGGCTAAATTCTGACTTaacacaatgaaaaaaataaataaaacctcGAGATGGTATAGTGCACCCCGACACCAATTTCAAATGCATTTCATCATAAGAACATTGCGGTGTCAGCGAGTTTTCATCCGGCTACTTTGGACGGCTGTTGCTAGGGGCTTATGTGAATTTGCGAAATGGTCCACTGCAGTGTGTAACAGCAAGGATTCCTTGCCCACAAAGCTCACTGAAAGCACGGAAACCACATGATCACTATTGATTCACATTGTAAACGAAATACGGGCGCATTGTTTCATGCTATCACTCAAAAACGTCTACAAAACTAAGATTTTTCATTGAAACAGAAGCCTTATCTTATAGGTAACAACAAAGTACTTCAATCCGCAAAAGCAGGGTCTTTCAAACTATTTAAAGAGTCAGGCCACACATACGAAAGGACCACTGTGATTGTCCCGTTTACAAGGACTGACATCGTTCACAACTTTTATTGAAATGATGATGAGGCGAGGAATAGGAGTGGCCGTTTTCTGGTGATAGCTATCGTGTTTCATAGCATG
The sequence above is drawn from the Rhipicephalus microplus isolate Deutch F79 chromosome 3, USDA_Rmic, whole genome shotgun sequence genome and encodes:
- the LOC119167561 gene encoding uncharacterized protein LOC119167561 isoform X2; this translates as MAAPAISRAGAPSVRNAVQEGTGASLVARPAAGVDTQWRIAVAATFIAFFTVASSSNLGFFYVYFLEEFQTTRKQASWPGSVLQIMGHVSGILVAVLQPIVPIFYIAFFGSILLWLGLLAAVFAPSIAWTTLTFGFLHGGAIGIVSVSVIVALMMHFRKYRGVACGLKYTGNTLASLILPKVLSWLQELYSFKGTLLIYAALTMNATAFSLFFRNRELTRVQTLRQRNHPDKSPEVVKSDAPVNACEENWRSVGACENEIDDTGTATSETQCGDFSNDHYQKKVQKPELFMQERPTQLTRVREGNTQEGGASQNTHKFSENHAFLLTKNEALDTNYGGLVEPIKDVSQKESSTDKWRIVPDLEEDAQCNHRDLQRKLASEQGYGSINNARAEETMEHQQSADRPSAARIRYSGTLKLLSNPTFYLLVLGAVASDYTALVVQETIVDYAMDKGVEQKRAELSMTYCAATEFLGRLVLPLVADFKFIGRTTLVASCFSAMTITSLALPHTVSFTGYIIVQMTTIFFLACVTTLKAVLVADSFGAKAVPTFWGANGLALIPLLSANPFITGHFRDKMGSYDNLLRLLAGIQLFTAIVFFALAYVQNRKAMPIPS
- the LOC119167561 gene encoding uncharacterized protein LOC119167561 isoform X1, encoding MNKERLVRRNADSLRTRSCTMAAPAISRAGAPSVRNAVQEGTGASLVARPAAGVDTQWRIAVAATFIAFFTVASSSNLGFFYVYFLEEFQTTRKQASWPGSVLQIMGHVSGILVAVLQPIVPIFYIAFFGSILLWLGLLAAVFAPSIAWTTLTFGFLHGGAIGIVSVSVIVALMMHFRKYRGVACGLKYTGNTLASLILPKVLSWLQELYSFKGTLLIYAALTMNATAFSLFFRNRELTRVQTLRQRNHPDKSPEVVKSDAPVNACEENWRSVGACENEIDDTGTATSETQCGDFSNDHYQKKVQKPELFMQERPTQLTRVREGNTQEGGASQNTHKFSENHAFLLTKNEALDTNYGGLVEPIKDVSQKESSTDKWRIVPDLEEDAQCNHRDLQRKLASEQGYGSINNARAEETMEHQQSADRPSAARIRYSGTLKLLSNPTFYLLVLGAVASDYTALVVQETIVDYAMDKGVEQKRAELSMTYCAATEFLGRLVLPLVADFKFIGRTTLVASCFSAMTITSLALPHTVSFTGYIIVQMTTIFFLACVTTLKAVLVADSFGAKAVPTFWGANGLALIPLLSANPFITGHFRDKMGSYDNLLRLLAGIQLFTAIVFFALAYVQNRKAMPIPS